In Aedes albopictus strain Foshan chromosome 3, AalbF5, whole genome shotgun sequence, the following are encoded in one genomic region:
- the LOC109399850 gene encoding uncharacterized protein LOC109399850 has protein sequence MDLVNRLQRYRIFRLDYKGPEIAYTNVIDRLEYFSSFMGVNLFNRVFNFCNFRYLWGVSSLFIYIYLVVTSTHYYRHDIEKALSCVTTFGFSTQGASKIYSFILRRKKVIEVHEMNMEFFKLEIMKYETVQRAFKPSVHLNHIILTLTVYGYIGIVAFIALAPVFYAIIISKPVLAFGFEAIHSDSWSAYAFNSWFQVNCTYYVAFLTTVTDGTFILYLLNATGQIDAIVELLHELDDIMAKGHGEQQIEEQLQRIITMHKHHQLYMRKVEHLFNLYFLISIASLCFNMSISLAAFVLIDWYLGVVVSCFASAQIFYMCFLGSYYETKSEYLVTELGAFDWYKLSVKNRKTIKFLLMVSQTPILVTAIVENLNVAAYLKIHKTVYSGIMMLLRMKD, from the exons ATGGATCTAGTCAACAGACTGCAGAGATATCGCATATTCCGTCTCGATTACAAGGGACCGGAAATCGCCTACACGAATGTGATTGATCGGCTCGAGTATTTCAGCTCTTTTATGGGAGTGAATTTGTTCAATCGTGTGTTTAATTTTTGCAACTTTCGGTACTTGTGGGGCGTTAGTTCGCTTTTTATATACATTTATCTGGTGGTCACTTCGACACACTACTACCGGCATGACATCGAAAAGGCACTGTCCTGTGTGACAACCTTTGGGTTTTCCACTCAG GGAGCATCAAAAATATATTCATTCATCCTACGCCGCAAAAAGGTTATTGAAGTCCACGAAATGAATATGGAGTTTTTCAAATTGGAAATAATGAAGTACGAGACTGTTCAGAGAGCATTCAAGCCAAGCGTCCACCTGAATCACATCATACTGACGCTGACCGTATATGGATATATTGGAATTGTAGCATTCATCGCTTTGGCACCTGTATTCTACGCCATCATCATTTCTAAGCCCGTACTTGCCTTCGGTTTCGAAGCCATTCATTCCGATTCCTGGTCGGCGTATGCCTTCAACAGTTGGTTCCAAGTCAATTGCACTTACTATGTTGCATTTCTGACGACGGTCACCGATGGAACATTCATCCTTTATCTCCTTAATGCAACCGGACAAATAGATGCCATCGTCGAGCTTCTCCACGAGCTGGACGACATCATGGCGAAGGGCCACGGGGAGCAGCAAATTGAGGAGCAGTTGCAGAGAATCATCACGATGCACAAACATCACCAGCTGTACATGAGAAAAGTGGAACATTTATTCAACTTGTACTTTCTGATTTCCATTGCATCGCTTTGCTTCAACATGTCGATCTCGTTGGCTGCCTTCGTTCTG ATCGACTGGTATCTGGGCGTTGTGGTGTCCTGCTTCGCTTCCGCCCAAATATTCTACATGTGTTTTCTTGGATCTTATTATGAAACGAAG AGCGAGTACCTCGTAACGGAACTGGGTGCCTTCGATTGGTACAAGTTGTCGGTCAAAAATCGAAAGACGATCAAATTTTTGCTTATGGTTTCGCAGACTCCGATATTGGTAACAGCTATTGTGGAAAATTTGAATGTAGCAGCATACTTAAAG ATTCACAAAACCGTTTACTCGGGAATAATGATGCTCTTACGAATGAAGGATTAA